CTGAAAACCTCGCCTTCGCCCGTGGCTGGGAGATCGTCGAAGATAAATCCCTGCTGACCGAGGTCGCCGGGCTGGTCGAATGGCCCGTGCCGCTGATGGGCGAGATCGAGGCGCGGTTTCTGGACCTGCCGCCCGAGGTGTTGCAGACCTCGATGAAAGAGCATCAGAAATTCTTTTCTTCCCGCAATCCGAAGACCGGGCGGATCGAGGGTTTCGTGACCGTTGCCAATATCGAAACCCCGGATGACGGCGCGACGATCCTTGCCGGGAACCAGCGTGTGCTGGCCGCGCGTCTGTCCGATGCGGCGTTTTTCTGGGAAAACGATCTGCGCGTGGCGAAGGCGGGGATGGGCGATTGGGCCGAGGGGCTGAAATCGGTCACCTTCCACAACAAGCTTGGATCACAGGCCGACCGCGTGGCCCGCATCGCCGCACTTGCCCGCGCAATCGCGCCTCTGGTTGGTGCCGAGCCGGGTCTGGCGGCTTTTGAAGCGGTTGAGGCCGGGCGGGCAGCGGAACTGGCGAAGCTGGATCTGCGCAGTGAGATGGTCGGTGAGTTCCCCGAACTGCAGGGCATCATGGGCCGTTATTACGCGCTTGAGGCCGGAGAGGATGCGGCAGTGGCCGATGCGGCGCGGGATCATTACTCGCCGCTCGGCCCGTCGGACGCGGTGCCGGATGCGCCGGTCTCTGTCGCCGTGGCTCTGGCGGATAAGATCGACACGTTGACCGGGTTCTGGGCGATTGACGAGAAGCCAACCGGATCGAAGGACCCATTTGCGCTGCGTCGGGCGGCTTTGGGGGTTATTCGGTTGGTTTTGGGGAATGGGGTGCGCATTGGCTTTTCTGAAACACTGAGCGAAGCCACGCATATGCTCTACTCAAGCTTCTCTGAAATTTTTAACTTGTTTCAACCTGATGGCGACTCTGCCAACTGGGATGGTGAGCAACTGGTATTAAGCGGCTACGACCGGTCGAGTGCGGCGCCGAAGTTTGTTACGTTTGAGAAACCTCGAAATTTGCGTTTAGGCGACGATGAGATAGCGTTTGTAGGTGGCGATCCGAAGCCATTTCAATTGAGCGACGCCTGTGCGATAGCTAATGACCTGCTCGCCTTCCTCCACGACCGTCTGAAAGTCCATCTCCGCGACCAAGGCATCCGGCATGACATCATTGATGCGGTACTCGCGCAGCCTGGTAATGACGATCTGGTGCTGGTGGTGAACCGGGCGACGGCGCTGAACGATATGCTGAAGACCGAGGACGGGCAGAACCTGACGCAGGGGCTCAAGCGGGCGTCGAATATCCTCACGCAGGCCGAGGAAAAGGACGGTGTCGAATACAGCTTCGGCGCGGATCCGAAATTCGCCGAAACCGAAGCGGAACGCGCTTTGTTCGCGGCCCTCGATACGGCCGAGCCTGCCATCAAGGCTGCGGTGGCGCAGGAAGATTTTCCCGCCGCCATGTCCGCGATTGCCGGACTGCGCGCGCCGATTGATGCGTTTTTCGAGGCGGTGCAGGTCAATACCGACAACCAGATCGTCCGCCGCAACCGGCTGAACCTGCTGTCCCGCATCCGCGCCGCAGGGCGCGAGATCGCGGATTTTACGCGGATTGAGGGGTAAAGCCGCCTCTGCCTCCGTGATACGGCGCGGAACCAAGGCCGAAGGCCGCCGCGCCAGCGACGGACCGGCCCACCGGTCTGGCGCTTTGCCGATGCAGGCGCGACGCTGTAACGTCGTCCGGTGATTGCTGCCATAAAGCGCATCGCCCAAAGCCTTGGCCGCGCCAGCCCCCGGTCCGTCGCTGGCGCGGCTGGATCGGGCGCGTGGGGAAGCAATTCTACCGAGCGCGACCACAATAGAATTCAAGGGGCTGCAACCCGCCCGATGTGGACATGCGCCCCGCACGGAATTACATCAGGGCAACCAGCCCGAGGGAACATAATGGCAAGCCTTAACGATATCCGCTCGACTTTTCTCGATTATTTCGCTCGTAACGGCCATGAAATCGTGCCGTCCTCGCCGCTTGTGCCGAGGAACGACCCGACGCTGATGTTCGCCAATTCGGGCATGGTGCAGTTCAAGAACCTGTTTACCGGGGTCGAGAAGCGGGATTACGTGCGGGCGACCTCATCGCAGAAATGCGTGCGGGCGGGCGGCAAGCATAACGATCTGGATAATGTCGGCTATACCGCGCGGCATCATACCTTCTTCGAGATGCTGGGGAATTTCAGCTTCGGCGATTACTTCAAATCGCAGGCGATTCCCTATGCCTGGGAACTGCTGACAAAGGATTTCGGCATCCCGAAGGATAGACTGCTGGTCACGGTCTATCACACCGATGATGAGGCCGCCGATATCTGGAAGAAAGTCGCGGGTCTCGGCGACGACAAGATCATCCGCATCCCCACCAGCGATAATTTCTGGCAGATGGGGCCGACCGGGCCATGCGGTCCCTGTACCGAGATCTTCTATGATCACGGTGATCATATCTGGGGCGGCCCTCCTGGCAGCCCCGAGGAAGACGGCGACCGCTTCATCGAGATATGGAACCTCGTTTTCATGCAGAATGAGCAGTTCGAGG
This sequence is a window from Paracoccus aerodenitrificans. Protein-coding genes within it:
- the glyS gene encoding glycine--tRNA ligase subunit beta; the protein is MPDLLIELFSEEIPARMQPRAREDLKKLVTDGLIEAGLTYRSAGAFSTPRRLTLSVEGLDAASKPVREERKGPRTDAPEKALEGFLRSTGLTKDQLETRDDKKGQVWFAVIDRPGRPAVEIVAEVLTATIRNFPWPKSMRWGSGSLRWVRPLHSILCILSDEAGAQIVPLGVDGIASGDTTRGHRFLAPDAFSVTNFEDYAAKLRRAKVMLDSAEREAAIAQEAENLAFARGWEIVEDKSLLTEVAGLVEWPVPLMGEIEARFLDLPPEVLQTSMKEHQKFFSSRNPKTGRIEGFVTVANIETPDDGATILAGNQRVLAARLSDAAFFWENDLRVAKAGMGDWAEGLKSVTFHNKLGSQADRVARIAALARAIAPLVGAEPGLAAFEAVEAGRAAELAKLDLRSEMVGEFPELQGIMGRYYALEAGEDAAVADAARDHYSPLGPSDAVPDAPVSVAVALADKIDTLTGFWAIDEKPTGSKDPFALRRAALGVIRLVLGNGVRIGFSETLSEATHMLYSSFSEIFNLFQPDGDSANWDGEQLVLSGYDRSSAAPKFVTFEKPRNLRLGDDEIAFVGGDPKPFQLSDACAIANDLLAFLHDRLKVHLRDQGIRHDIIDAVLAQPGNDDLVLVVNRATALNDMLKTEDGQNLTQGLKRASNILTQAEEKDGVEYSFGADPKFAETEAERALFAALDTAEPAIKAAVAQEDFPAAMSAIAGLRAPIDAFFEAVQVNTDNQIVRRNRLNLLSRIRAAGREIADFTRIEG